A portion of the Oreochromis niloticus isolate F11D_XX linkage group LG10, O_niloticus_UMD_NMBU, whole genome shotgun sequence genome contains these proteins:
- the LOC100690676 gene encoding hexokinase-2, which translates to MSNTQANGESNIQITKKAKMSGDTATLHLDGIPPDVLGKVEKYLQLFQLSPEMLQEVSARLRKDLLRGLGKHSHHKAPVKMLPTFVRATPDGTEKGDFLALDLGGTNFRVLHVRVEEEAQKVLKMDSQICAIPQEMMLGTGEQLFDHIATCLGDFLESQNLKGKTLPLGFTFSFPCEQLEIDKSILIRWTKGFNCSGVEGKDVVQLLKEAIHRRGDYDIGSVAMVNDTVGTMMSCGYRDQSCEIGMIIGTGTNACYMEEMKNVKRIEGEDGRMCINTEWGGFGDDGSLDDILTEFDVEVDKTSINPGVHIFEKMISGMYLGEIVRLVLVKITKDKLLFKGQISETLGTPGQFETKFISEIEEPDSGLENAKKILTELGLDWDPVDACVVRLVCDTISSRSARLCAAALATLVNRIRNNRKLDHLKTTVGVDGTVYRKHPTFSSKLQKAVRLLAPQCDITFLVSEDGSGKGAAMVTAVAQRLAHQSRLLEESDGEDNDEEEEEEEGQ; encoded by the exons GTGGAGAAGTACCTGCAGCTTTTCCAGCTGTCCCCGGAGATGCTGCAGGAGGTTTCGGCTCGGCTCAGGAAGGATCTGCTCCGAGGTTTGGGGAAACACTCTCACCACAAGGCGCCCGTCAAGATGCTGCCCACCTTCGTCAGGGCCACGCCTGATGGCACGG AGAAAGGCGACTTCCTGGCGTTGGATCTGGGAGGAACGAACTTCCGTGTGCTTCACGTCCGTGTGGAGGAGGAGGCGCAGAAGGTTCTGAAGATGGACAGTCAGATCTGCGCCATCCCGCAGGAAATGATGCTGGGAACCGGAGAACAG CTGTTCGACCACATCGCCACCTGTCTCGGAGATTTCCTCGAGTCTCAGAACCTGAAGGGTAAAACTCTTCCTCTGGGCTTCACCTTCTCCTTCCCCTGTGAACAGCTGGAAATCGACaag AGCATCCTGATCCGCTGGACCAAAGGCTTCAACTGCTCCGGGGTAGAGGGGAAAGACGTGGTCCAGTTACTGAAAGAGGCCATTCACAGGAGAGGG GACTATGATATCGGCTCGGTTGCCATGGTGAACGACACAGTGGGAACGATGATGAGCTGCGGCTACAGGGACCAGAGCTGTGAGATCGGCATGATCATTG GTACGGGAACCAACGCCTGCTACATGGAGGAAATGAAGAATGTGAAGCGTATTGAGGGCGAGGATGGACGGATGTGCATCAACACGGAGTGGGGCGGCTTTGGGGATGACGGATCCTTGGATGACATCCTGACTGAGTTCGACGTGGAGGTGGACAAGACCTCCATCAACCCCGGCGTGCACAT CTTTGAGAAGATGATCAGCGGTATGTATTTGGGAGAAATTGTTCGACTGGTGCTGGTGAAGATCACCAAGGACAAGCTGCTGTTTAAAGGACAGATATCGGAGACACTGGGGACCCCAGGACAGTTTGAGACCAAGTTTATCTCTGAGATTGAGGA GCCGGACAGCGGTTTGGAGAACGCCAAGAAGATTCTGACTGAGTTGGGTCTGGATTGGGATCCAGTCGACGCCTGTGTGGTGCGCCTGGTCTGCGACACTATCTCCTCACGCTCGGCCCGTCTCTGTGCTGCCGCCCTGGCAACCCTCGTCAACCGCATCCGTAACAACCGCAAACTGGACCATCTGAAGACCACTGTCGGGGTGGACGGGACAGTGTACAGAAAACACCCCAC CTTCAGCAGTAAGCTCCAGAAggcggtgcgcctgctcgcccCTCAGTGTGACATCACCTTCCTCGTCTCGGAGGACGGCAGCGGGAAGGGTGCTGCCATGGTAACGGCTGTGGCGCAGAGGCTGGCTCACCAGTCCCGACTGCTAGAGGAGAGTGACGGTGAGGAcaatgatgaagaggaggaggaggaagagggtcaataa